In Paenibacillus sp. FSL M7-0420, a single genomic region encodes these proteins:
- a CDS encoding immunity protein Imm33 domain-containing protein: MEWTLEDVEETSRLHPESFFIPSRQEREAQGTGRMVRLHFMLTHPAEGQPRAERMWVEITGRDPLTGRYTGLLTNTPGVIQSLQLGDPVEFEPRHIAQTILRQGDPAWVEAGEKAAMITRQCLTPGSGVRWMYREAPTREEDSGWRLFTGEEDNAYLSDPKNTAIMNVYDLIDRDPSLLEPFKGAVGTAFERSGPGAAWVEVKNWR, from the coding sequence ATGGAATGGACTTTGGAAGATGTGGAAGAGACGAGCAGGCTGCATCCTGAGTCGTTTTTTATTCCCTCCAGACAGGAGCGGGAAGCGCAGGGCACGGGGAGAATGGTGCGATTGCACTTCATGCTGACCCATCCGGCTGAAGGGCAGCCACGGGCTGAACGGATGTGGGTGGAGATCACCGGGAGAGATCCGCTTACCGGGCGGTACACGGGGCTGTTGACCAATACACCGGGGGTTATCCAGTCGCTCCAGCTCGGAGATCCGGTAGAGTTCGAACCCAGACATATCGCGCAGACCATCCTGCGACAAGGAGACCCTGCATGGGTGGAAGCCGGAGAGAAGGCGGCTATGATCACCAGACAATGCCTGACGCCAGGCAGCGGTGTGCGCTGGATGTACCGGGAGGCCCCTACCCGTGAGGAGGACAGCGGCTGGCGGCTGTTCACCGGAGAAGAAGATAACGCTTATCTGAGCGACCCGAAGAATACGGCCATCATGAATGTGTATGATCTGATCGACCGGGACCCGAGCTTGCTGGAGCCTTTTAAAGGAGCTGTGGGTACAGCGTTTGAACGGAGCGGACCGGGTGCCGCGTGGGTAGAAGTGAAGAATTGGCGGTGA